The Anomaloglossus baeobatrachus isolate aAnoBae1 chromosome 7, aAnoBae1.hap1, whole genome shotgun sequence sequence TCTATTtcctgcagatatagtggtaatctgaaGATAACATATAACTTACGTTAGTCTGTTTTACTGGAAGAGCTGCtaaagggagaaaatgaagttattttTTCCCTGTAGCTACTCACTTCTAGTCATAGCGGCAGTGTAGGGAGCTGTAACAGTCATTGAGGCTGTGTAGGGAGCTGTAACAGTCACTGCTCAGAGAATGATGACTGCTACAACCTTCTACTTTTCCTAAAGATTGAAAGCGAGCGACATAGGAAGAATATAACTGATTGATTGTAATGCTCGCTGGTGGGAAcgtggagtggacccactgggccacagcaaacAGGAAACCTAGAGGGACTTGACTATGGTTTCTCACcatgttttcaccagagcctctaaagGTGAGGGTGTTGCATTGCAGGTGGTAACCAGGTCCCACTCGGGAAGAATGGTATTGTGTTAGCTGGCATCATTGGTGTAGACACGGATAGTCACTGATATGGTACGAGCAGCCGGGATGGCTGATGCGGCAGGCATGGCCGATAAGATACGATGCAGCAGCGTCTGATATAGCAGACATGGCTGATGGGTACGATGCAGTAGCGCCCGATATAGCAGACTTTGCCGACATGGTACGATGTAGAAGTAGAAATGTTAGGTACTGAGAACTGGCAACGTATAAACCTCACTGCCCAGTCACCTCCCTTAAGGCGCCCTAAGAGCACTCACAGGAGGCCTGTGTGGCATGTGCAGAGCCAAGGTCACGACGGTAGGGACCGCGGATGGAGCATCCACTGCTGAGCGACCGGGAAGGTGAGAGCGTCGGCATCCCTGACAAAGGAGGGggacaggacagtgcagggacgtTGGTAAGGGCATTACATTAATGATATAGGAAGTTGATCGGGGCTTGTTAGCTTTCATTTTGATATAGCAATGATGGTTTGTTTTCATTCTCTCATACATTTTTATTATTGCAGAACAATTTCTGTTTAAAGATCAAATGATAATTTTTATGTTAGCATAAAATATGCGTTCAGTGACAAATGATTTATTCTTTGATGTTTGTACTGGGTAATGATTGGGAATGAAGATTAGTAAAATTGATTCTTTGTGCTATCATCACATCATATAAAACAGTTATTCATAGAACACTGCTACATACCTTGCAATTTGTATGGAgatttttacttttactttttcttATATTTTGAATCTTCATATTTAGATTAATATAATTTTTAAGtttattttgttaaaaaataaatcagttttcttcttggcagatgactgtaccagcagCCCTGAAGGACAACCGATAGCTCCAGATTTTAAAGCAGAAGATTGTAGCATCACACAAGATACATATGAAGATCATGGCAACACCACAGATGTACTCTCATTACAGACACTACGCAATAAAAATCACAGAAGAAGTGTGGAAAATAAAAGCACGACCActaagaaaaaaacattttcttgctcagaatatAGGAAATGCTTTGCTCAGAAATCAAATTTTGTTGTAAACGAGAGATTCCACAGTGAAAGgaatccattttcatgttcagaatgtgggaaaagttttactATGAAAAGTaatcttgttatacatgagagaattcacacaggagagaaaccattttcatgttcagaatgtgggaaatgttttacttataAATCACTACTTGTTGAACATGAGAGATCCCACActggagagaaaccattttcatgttcagaatgtgggaaatgttttactaagaAAAGTaatcttgttatacatgagagaattcacacaggagagaaaccattttcatgttcagaatgtgggaaatgttttacttataAATCActacttgttaaacatgagagatcccacactggagagaaaccattttcatgttcagaatgtcggAAATGTTTTACTTATAAATCACTACTTGTTGAACATGAGAGATCCCACActggagagaaaccattttcatgttcagaatgtgggaaatgttttactacaaAATCTTATCTGGTTTCACATgaaagaagtcacacaggagagaagacattttcatgttcagaatgtgagaaaagtTTTACTAAGAAAAGTAttcttgttatacatgagagaattcacacaggagagaaaccattttcatgttcagaatgtgggaaatgttttacttataAATCActacttgttaaacatgagagatccCACAttggagagaaaccattttcatgttcagaatgtgggaaatgttttactacaaAATCTTATCTTGTTTTacatgaaagaattcacacaggagagaagacattttcatgttcagaatgtgagaaaagtTTTACTATGAAAAGTaatcttgttatacatgagagaattcacacaggagagaaaccattttcatgttcagaatgtgggaaatgttttattaaaaaAGCTAATCTTCTTtcccatgagagaattcacacaggggagaagccattttcttgctcagaatgtgggaaatgttttaaacagaaatctcattttctcacacatgagaaaattcacataggggagaagctattttcatgttcagaatgtgggaaatgttttacagaaagATCTTCTcttcttacacatgagagaattcacacaggggagaagccattttcatgttcagactgtgggaaatgttttacacataaaCCAAATCTTTttgcacatcagaaaattcacacaggagagaagccattttcatgttcagaatgtgggaaatgttttacatataAAAGAATGCTAGTTAAACATGAGCTTATTCACACagaaaagaagccattttcatgctccgaatgaaataaaaaaaaaaaataaaaaggacattcagaagttcgtCAGTTCAAagacgggcaactagactactacaaggaatggaaggcctcccatatgatgagaggttgaaaaagttagatatgtttagcttagaaaaaaacgtctcagaggagatctcatttatatgtgtaaatacatgtgtggtcaataaaaAGGACTGACATAACTTAttacttccaaagacaatactaatgaACAGGGggtatacactgcgagtggaagaaaagtgtttacggcagctaaataggaaagggttctttacagttagagcagtcagactgtggaatgccctaccacaagaggtaataatggtagatactataacggcttttaaaaaagggctggataatgTCCTCAGTACACATGACATTGTttattataaatgacttagggacaaaatgtagaactggtggaggaaggttaaactagatggacttaTGTCTTTTTTAAATTTATGTAATATGGGAAATGTTTTACGGCGAAATCatctcttgttagacatcagagaaattacacaggggagaagccattttcattttCTGAATGTGTGAAATGTTTTAATACGAACACTCAACTTACTGTACATGAGAATATTCACACAGGAGAttagccattttcttgctcagaatgtgggaaattgtTTGTTAGGAAATTTGATATTGTTAATCATGAGATACTTCACAGagcagagaagccattttcatgtttaaaatgtgggaaaggttttattaggaaatcacagcttgttagacatca is a genomic window containing:
- the LOC142245457 gene encoding uncharacterized protein LOC142245457, with the translated sequence MAEEEKETAGKGERRGKTVRRDSRQKRELTSETGVLKSRKNLKKIHPEAIMEKGESDVWGDERCKEEDPTDDCTSSPEGQPIAPDFKAEDCSITQDTYEDHGNTTDVLSLQTLRNKNHRRSVENKSTTTKKKTFSCSEYRKCFAQKSNFVVNERFHSERNPFSCSECGKSFTMKSNLVIHERIHTGEKPFSCSECGKCFTYKSLLVEHERSHTGEKPFSCSECGKCFTKKSNLVIHERIHTGEKPFSCSECGKCFTYKSLLVKHERSHTGEKPFSCSECRKCFTYKSLLVEHERSHTGEKPFSCSECGKCFTTKSYLVSHERSHTGEKTFSCSECEKSFTKKSILVIHERIHTGEKPFSCSECGKCFTYKSLLVKHERSHIGEKPFSCSECGKCFTTKSYLVLHERIHTGEKTFSCSECEKSFTMKSNLVIHERIHTGEKPFSCSECGKCFIKKANLLSHERIHTGEKPFSCSECGKCFKQKSHFLTHEKIHIGEKLFSCSECGKCFTERSSLLTHERIHTGEKPFSCSDCGKCFTHKPNLFAHQKIHTGEKPFSCSECGKCFTYKRMLVKHELIHTEKKPFSCSE